In the Burkholderia contaminans genome, TGCCGCTGATGCCCGCGACCGGTTCGATCGTGCTGACAGGCGGGCAACTGTCGGATCGTCCGGCCGCGCAAGGCACGTCGGTCATTGCCGCGGCCGTGCGCGGGGTCGAGGCGCTGGCGCAGTCGCTCGCACTGGAACTGAAGCCGATCCGCGTCAACGTGATTGCGCCCGGCTTCGTCGAGACGCCGCTGTACGACGCGTTCGGCCCGGACGCGCGCGATGCGATCCTCGCGGGCGCGGCGGCGGCATTGCCCGGCGGCCGTGTCGGGCGCGCCGATGAAGTGGGGGAAGCGATCGCGTTCCTGCTGGGCAACGGCTTCATGAACGGCGAGATCCTGCACATCGACGGCGGCGGCCGGTTGGTCTGAGCCGCGCGTCAGCCTGCCGAGCGCATGCTGGTGCGGCGTGCCGGCGGGCGCGGCGCGCGGCCATCCGGATACGCGCGCTGGCAGACGGCGATCACCGCATCGCGCAAGCGGCGGTGCACGGGGTCGCCATGCATGCGCGGATGCCAAAGCGCCGACACGAGGATCTCGGGCAGGCGCGCCGGGATCTCGAAGCTGCGCAGCCCGAGGGCCTCCGTGAGCCCCGGCGAGACCGCGTTGCCGAGGCTCGACCGTGGCACGAGCGCGATCAGGTCAGTGCTGGCCGCGACACGCATCGCATCGGGGTAGCCCGGTACGACGACATGCACGGTGTGGCTCGGGCCGCCCTTGTCGGTCGAGTCGTCGGCCGGCCCGCCGAAATCGCCGAGCTGCGACGCGATCACGTGACGGCAGGCCGCATAGCGCGCGGGCGTGATTCTCCCCGATGCAAACAGCGGATGCCCGGCGCGTGCCACCGCGACGTGCCAGTCGTGAAACAGCATGCGGGTGTGCAACTCGGGGGCATCGTCGCCGCGCTTGCCGATTTCCAGATCGACGGTGCCGTCGCGCAGCGCCTGCGGATCGCGATCGGGCTTCGGGACGAAGCGGATGCGCACCAGCGGCGCGATTTCGCCGAGTGCGGCGACCACCGGGCCGGACAGCATTTCCATGAACGATGCGGCCGCGCGAACGGTGAATGTGGATGCGTGCGTCGCGATGTCCACGTCGGCCGTCGCCGGCCGCAGCACCGCGCGCGCATCGCTTGCGATCGCATGCACGCGGTCGCGCAACGCGGCGGCGTGCGGTGTCGGCACGAGCTTGCGCCCGGCGCGCACGAGCAACGGATCGCCGGTGGACATTCGCAGCCGCGTGAGCGTGCGGCTCATCGCGGACGTGCTCAGGCCAAGCCGGCGTGCGGCGCCGGTCACGCTGCCTTCCGACAGCAGCACGTCGAGCGCGGCGACGAGATTCAGGTCGATGTCTTCCATGGCGACAGGATACGCCTCTGAGCGATTTGACATGGCGCTGGATGCAACTATAAGTTGAATCCAGTGCGTCTGGCGCCTGTCGTGGTGCGCACCTATAGTGGCTGCATGACGAAACCCGGCAAAGGCGGAAACCATGCAATCAACTGTATCGGACGGAAATGCGCCCGCGATCCTGCTCGTCGCGGCGTCACGCGGCCTCGGGCTCGCGATGGCGGAGACGTTCCTGGACAAAGGCTGGCGCGTGACGGGCACCGTGCGCGCAGGAGCGGGGCGCACGAAGCTGCACGACCTCGCCGACCGGTTCGACGGCCGGCTCGGCATCGAGACGCTCGACATCTGCGAGCCGGCGCAACTGGCCGCGCTGCGCGAGCGGCTGTCGGGCCGGCGCTTCGACATGCTGTTCGTGAATGCGGGCACGACGAACGAACCCACCGAAACGATCGGCGAAGTGACGACCGACGAGTTCGTGCGCGTGATGATCACGAATGCGCTGGCGCCGATGCGTGTGATCGAGACGCTGCAGGGTCTCGTGACCGAGGACGGCCTGATCGGCGCGATGTCGTCGGGGCAGGGCAGCGTCGCGAACAACGTCAGCGGGATGCGCGAGGTCTATCGCGGCAGCAAGGCCGCGCTGAATCAATTCATGCGCAGCTTCGCGGCGCGTCAGGCCGATACGCGGCGTGCGATGGTGCTGATGGCGCCCGGCTGGGTCCGTACGGAACTGGGTGGGCCCGATGCGCGCCTGACGATCGAGGAAAGCGTGCCGAGTCTGGTGAACGTGTTGATCGCAAAGCGTGTGCGCCCGGGGCTCGACTATCTCGACTACCTGGGGAGGACGGTGCCGTGGTAGCCGGCGCGTCGCGCGAGTAGAGGCCACTGGCGATCCGCCGTGTCGTTCGCGGCGCGGTGGCGGCACTGCGAAGGTCGCGCCGATTCAATACAATGCGACGACCCGCCAGTGACACGGCGTTGCGCCGTCGCGTTCGAATCCTTCCGGTTCGCCGCGCATTGCGTGCGTCCCCGTCGTGACGGCCCCCAGTCGAACACGGAGCGCAACATGAACGAACCTTACCTGCAGGTCATCGCGCATTTCTACGCCAAGCCCGGCAACGGCGACCGCGTGGTCGAATTGCTCGCGGAGCTCGCGCCCCTGACGCGCGCCGAGCCGAAGAATCTCGACTACGCGTATTTCCGGTCGCCGGAGGACCCCGACCACGTCGTGATCCTCGAACGCTACCGCGATGCGGACGGCCTCGACGTGCATCGGGAAACGCCGCATTTCCAGCGGATCGGGTTCGGCGCGATCATCCCGTTGCTCGATCGTCGCGAAGTGTCCAGCTACATGGTGCAGCCGGACACCGGCACGGCGACGCCACCGGGAGGCGCCCGATGAACCCGTTTCAATTCCGTACCGTTCCGACGCAGGTCGTCGAATTCGGCGCCGCGCGGCGGCTCGGCGCGTTGTTGCGCGAGCGCTTTCCGGCGCTCGTGCGGCTGTGCGTCGTCACCGACGCGTTCCTGCATCGCAGCGGCGTGCTCGCGCCCGCGCTGGAGAGCCTCGCCGCGCACGGCTGGCAGGTCACCGTGATCGACGACGTGATCGCCGATCCGCCCGAGCACGTGGTGCTGGACGCGACCGAACGGGCCGTCGCGGCCGATGCCGAGATCGTGCTCGGCCTGGGCGGCGGATCGTCGATGGACGTCGCGAAGCTCATCGCGGTGCTCGCGCCGGGGCAGCAGGCGCTGGCCGACATGTACGGCGTCGACAAGGTCGCGAGCGCGCGGCTGCCGCTCGTGCAGATGCCGACGACGGCCGGCACCGGCTCGGAAGTGACGGCCGTGTCGATCGTCACGGTCGGCGAGGCGCGCAAGATGGGCGTCGTGTCGCCGCACCTGTTCGCGGACGTCGCGATCCTCGACGCCGAACTGACGCTCGGCCTGCCGCGTGCGGCCACGGCCGCGACGGGCATCGACGCGATGGTACATGCGATCGAGGCCTACACGTCCGCGCGGCTGAAGAACCCGGTATCCGACATGCTGGCCGTGCACGCGCTGACGCTGCTGTCGCGCAACCTGCTCGCGGCGTGCGACGACGGCCGGAATCGCCACGCGCGCGAGGCGATGCTGGTCGGCGCGATGTTCGCGGGGCAGGCGTTCGCGAATGCGCCGGTCGCGGCCGTGCATGCGCTGGCCTATCCGGTCGGCGGGATCTTCCATGTGCCGCACGGGCTGTCGAATGCGCTCGTGCTGCCGCACGTGCTGCGTTTCAACGCGCCGGCCGCCGCGCCGCTGTATGCGGAACTCGCGGCGATCGTCGCGCCGTCGGCGACGGGCAGCGATGAAGCGCGCACGCACGCGCTGATCGCCGAGATCGACCGGCTGATCGTCGCGACGGGCATTCCGCGCACGCTGCGCGAGGTCGGCATCGGGGAGGGCGACCTGCCGAGGATGGCATCGGATGCGATGCTGCAGACGCGCCTGCTCGTGAACAATCCGCGCGAGGTGACGGAGGCCGACGCGCTGGAGATCTACCGGCAGGCGTGGTGACGCGGCGAGCGCGTCGTGCCGCCCGTCATGCATTCACGATGTGCTCGGGACCGCGAGCGGCGCGTGGCCGCCCGCCAGGTCGCCGCTATGCGCTCGACGCGTCGGCGCCGGCTGCCACCACGTATGCCGAAGCCTGCTTCGTGCCGTCCGGCCGCGCTTGCAGATAGACGCCCTGGATTTCCGGCTCGAAACCCGGCAGCGCGTTGATCCCGGCTTCGAGCGCACGGAAGTAGTCGAGCGCCGGACCGCCCCATGCTTCGCCGGGCACCACGCAGAAGATGCCGGGCGGATAGGGCAGCGCACCTTCCGTCGCGATCCGGCCTTCGATGCGATCGAGCGTGACGAGCTCGACGTTGTTGCGGATCAGCTCGGTATTCGCGGCCTGCGGCAGCATCGCCTGCTTCGGGAACTGCGCACGCCGGAACATCTGCTTCTGCAGATGCTTCATGTCGTGGCTGCGGTAGAAGTCGTGCATCCGCTGGCACAGCTGCCGCAGGCGCATGTTGCCGTACAGCTCCGGATACGCTTCGCACAGCGATGGAATCGCTTCGCGCAGCGGCGTGTCCTGGTCGAGGTGGCGCTCGAACTGCGCGAGATGCGCGACCAGATGCTGCAGCTTGCCGAAACTTTCGGAAGGCGTGAGCAGGAACAGGATCGTGTACAGGTCGGCCTTCTCGGGCACGACGCCGTGCTCGCGCAGGTAGCGCGCCAGGATCGGCGCCGGCGCGCCGAACGCCGCGTACTCGTGCGTGTCGCGATCGATGCCGGGCGTCGTCAGCAGCAGCTTGCACGGGTCGACGAAATACTGATCGTCGGCATAGCCTTCGAAGCCGTGCCACGTGTCGGCCGGATGAAAGCGGAAGAAGCGCAGGTCGTCGACGATCTGCTCGGTCGGGTAGTCGGCCCACGGGCGGCCGTCGATGCTCTGCGGAACGAACGGCCGGATCTGGCGGCAGGTCTTCAGCAGCAGCTTGCGCGCATCGACGCCGTGCGCGACGCAGTCGCGCCACAGGCGCTTGCCGGCCGGCCCCGCATGCATCTGCGCATTGACGTCGAGCGCGGCGAACATCGGGTAGAACGGGCTCGTCGACGCATGGATCATGTACGCGTTGTTGAAGCGCCGGTGATCGCAGAAGCGCTTCTGGCCTTCGATGTGGCTGTCCTTCTTGTGGATCTGCGAAGTTTGCGAGAAGCCGGCCTGCTGCTTGTGCACCGACTGCGTGACGAAGATGCCGGGATCGTCGGGGCCGAGCGTGAGCATCAGCGGCGAGCAGTCCTGCATCATCGGGATGAACTGCTCGTAGCCGACCCACGCCGAATCGAACAGGATGTAGTCGCACAGGTGCCCGATCCGGTCGACGATCTCGCGTGCGTTGTAGATCGTGCCGTCATAGGTGCCGAGCTGGATCACCGCGAGCCGGAACGGGCGCGGCAGGCCGGCGCGCTCCGGTGCGACGTCGCGGATCGCGTCGCGGATGCGCGTTTCGTCGAGTGCCGCGCTGTCGACGCCGCCGATGAGGCCCCACGCGTTGCGCGCGGTCTCGAGGTAGACCGGCCGCGCGCCCGACAGCACGAGCGCGCCGAGGTGTACCGACTTGTGGTTGTTGCGGTCGAACAGCACGAGATCGTCGGGCGCGAGCAGCGCGCTGGTGACGACCTTGTTCGACGTCGACGTGCCGTTCAGCACGAAGTACGTCTTGTCCGCGTTGTAGATCCGCGCGGCATTGCGCTGCGCTTCCAGTGCGGGGCCTTCGTGGATCAGCAGGTCGCCGAGCCGGACATCGGCGTTGCAGAGGTCGGCGCGAAAGATCGTCTCGCCGAAGAAGTCGAAGAACATCCGGCCGAGCGGGTGATTCGAGAAGAACTGGCCGCCCTGGTGGCCGGGGCAGTCGAATTCGACATAGCCGCGCTGCACGTATTCGCGCATCACCTTGAAGAACGGCGGCAGCAGGTTTTCGCTGTAGATGTCGGCGGCGGCCGAGATCTGCCGGCCGTAGTAGTGGCGCCCTCCGTGGCGGAGCTGGATCACGCCGTTCGCGCTCGGCAGGATCGACGGCGGCACTTCCTGGCCGGGCTCGACGGCGACGAAGAACGGAATCGCGAACCCGGTTCTTTCGACCGTTTCAAGCACCTGTTGCGCCGATTCGATTCCGACGACGATGGCCGCGATATTCGTGAAATCGGTCTGGAATACGTCGACCTGTTCGTGCGTGGTGACGAAGGCGCCGATCAGCGCC is a window encoding:
- a CDS encoding SDR family oxidoreductase, coding for MQSTVSDGNAPAILLVAASRGLGLAMAETFLDKGWRVTGTVRAGAGRTKLHDLADRFDGRLGIETLDICEPAQLAALRERLSGRRFDMLFVNAGTTNEPTETIGEVTTDEFVRVMITNALAPMRVIETLQGLVTEDGLIGAMSSGQGSVANNVSGMREVYRGSKAALNQFMRSFAARQADTRRAMVLMAPGWVRTELGGPDARLTIEESVPSLVNVLIAKRVRPGLDYLDYLGRTVPW
- a CDS encoding SDR family oxidoreductase — protein: MNEATQSSALDGAHVVVFGGSSGIGLAAAAAAKAKGASVTLVGRTRAKLDSAAQAIGGARVAVADIADRHAVQAVFDTITRVDHLVVTAGRFIAGKLNETDPDHLLAALQERIAGPVYAIRAALPLMPATGSIVLTGGQLSDRPAAQGTSVIAAAVRGVEALAQSLALELKPIRVNVIAPGFVETPLYDAFGPDARDAILAGAAAALPGGRVGRADEVGEAIAFLLGNGFMNGEILHIDGGGRLV
- a CDS encoding LysR family transcriptional regulator codes for the protein MEDIDLNLVAALDVLLSEGSVTGAARRLGLSTSAMSRTLTRLRMSTGDPLLVRAGRKLVPTPHAAALRDRVHAIASDARAVLRPATADVDIATHASTFTVRAAASFMEMLSGPVVAALGEIAPLVRIRFVPKPDRDPQALRDGTVDLEIGKRGDDAPELHTRMLFHDWHVAVARAGHPLFASGRITPARYAACRHVIASQLGDFGGPADDSTDKGGPSHTVHVVVPGYPDAMRVAASTDLIALVPRSSLGNAVSPGLTEALGLRSFEIPARLPEILVSALWHPRMHGDPVHRRLRDAVIAVCQRAYPDGRAPRPPARRTSMRSAG
- a CDS encoding iron-containing alcohol dehydrogenase, translated to MNPFQFRTVPTQVVEFGAARRLGALLRERFPALVRLCVVTDAFLHRSGVLAPALESLAAHGWQVTVIDDVIADPPEHVVLDATERAVAADAEIVLGLGGGSSMDVAKLIAVLAPGQQALADMYGVDKVASARLPLVQMPTTAGTGSEVTAVSIVTVGEARKMGVVSPHLFADVAILDAELTLGLPRAATAATGIDAMVHAIEAYTSARLKNPVSDMLAVHALTLLSRNLLAACDDGRNRHAREAMLVGAMFAGQAFANAPVAAVHALAYPVGGIFHVPHGLSNALVLPHVLRFNAPAAAPLYAELAAIVAPSATGSDEARTHALIAEIDRLIVATGIPRTLREVGIGEGDLPRMASDAMLQTRLLVNNPREVTEADALEIYRQAW
- a CDS encoding ornithine decarboxylase: MSLLKIAVEPALIGAFVTTHEQVDVFQTDFTNIAAIVVGIESAQQVLETVERTGFAIPFFVAVEPGQEVPPSILPSANGVIQLRHGGRHYYGRQISAAADIYSENLLPPFFKVMREYVQRGYVEFDCPGHQGGQFFSNHPLGRMFFDFFGETIFRADLCNADVRLGDLLIHEGPALEAQRNAARIYNADKTYFVLNGTSTSNKVVTSALLAPDDLVLFDRNNHKSVHLGALVLSGARPVYLETARNAWGLIGGVDSAALDETRIRDAIRDVAPERAGLPRPFRLAVIQLGTYDGTIYNAREIVDRIGHLCDYILFDSAWVGYEQFIPMMQDCSPLMLTLGPDDPGIFVTQSVHKQQAGFSQTSQIHKKDSHIEGQKRFCDHRRFNNAYMIHASTSPFYPMFAALDVNAQMHAGPAGKRLWRDCVAHGVDARKLLLKTCRQIRPFVPQSIDGRPWADYPTEQIVDDLRFFRFHPADTWHGFEGYADDQYFVDPCKLLLTTPGIDRDTHEYAAFGAPAPILARYLREHGVVPEKADLYTILFLLTPSESFGKLQHLVAHLAQFERHLDQDTPLREAIPSLCEAYPELYGNMRLRQLCQRMHDFYRSHDMKHLQKQMFRRAQFPKQAMLPQAANTELIRNNVELVTLDRIEGRIATEGALPYPPGIFCVVPGEAWGGPALDYFRALEAGINALPGFEPEIQGVYLQARPDGTKQASAYVVAAGADASSA
- a CDS encoding putative quinol monooxygenase; amino-acid sequence: MNEPYLQVIAHFYAKPGNGDRVVELLAELAPLTRAEPKNLDYAYFRSPEDPDHVVILERYRDADGLDVHRETPHFQRIGFGAIIPLLDRREVSSYMVQPDTGTATPPGGAR